In the genome of Balneolaceae bacterium, one region contains:
- a CDS encoding HU family DNA-binding protein — protein sequence MSDKITFKQLVELIAKQSKQSESSANSFIHELVQIIESGLKNSGSVSISGFGKFELRWMKERSGVNPQTGDEITIPGQNKVVFKPYKALRKTVNKPFANLESEILPKKDESEEDSKDEDKSSDESEDPFGLNDIFDSEEPKDSESDQDDSADSSDPFDSDSGVPFDSDDPFGIDEKAKGANLSQDYNKFIDDLIYEKENPHFGQSEAKSPAEEEDDDGDILVLEREKDEHEKQEKPRVSPSIPDESKMARKVQESGSFKWSYAAAVIIVMLALILLFWMMQRSGDSIEQTATTGNDTQNQTEQIVEPSTSESETENTEGAAAAGESAADEETPPSATQTQSSGELETQSFTVESGQSLWDIAETQLGNPYLWPVIYHLNQDELSNPNQLLANSDIEIPTFSDPDNLNEFEREQVALGYFSLYQWNRENNPDEAQYFLWAVGVFSQDLLDQPPSDVDPEDLAFARNR from the coding sequence ATGAGTGATAAAATTACATTCAAGCAGCTTGTTGAGCTTATCGCCAAGCAGTCCAAACAGAGTGAATCGTCTGCCAATAGCTTTATTCACGAATTGGTGCAAATTATTGAAAGTGGCTTAAAAAACAGCGGATCAGTCAGTATTTCAGGTTTTGGTAAGTTTGAACTCCGCTGGATGAAGGAGCGCTCGGGTGTAAATCCTCAAACGGGAGACGAAATTACAATTCCGGGACAAAATAAAGTTGTATTTAAGCCCTACAAAGCACTTCGGAAAACCGTTAATAAGCCGTTTGCAAATCTCGAATCGGAAATTCTTCCCAAAAAAGACGAAAGCGAAGAAGATTCAAAAGATGAAGATAAAAGCTCAGATGAATCTGAAGATCCATTTGGACTTAATGATATTTTTGATTCTGAAGAACCTAAAGATTCTGAATCCGATCAAGACGATTCAGCTGATTCATCTGATCCGTTCGATTCTGATTCTGGCGTCCCTTTCGATTCCGACGATCCATTCGGGATTGATGAAAAAGCAAAGGGTGCAAACTTATCTCAAGATTACAACAAATTTATCGATGACCTGATTTATGAAAAAGAAAATCCTCACTTTGGCCAGTCTGAAGCTAAATCTCCGGCTGAAGAGGAAGATGATGACGGTGATATCTTAGTCCTTGAACGGGAAAAGGACGAACATGAAAAACAGGAAAAACCAAGAGTTTCTCCCTCTATCCCGGATGAATCTAAGATGGCGCGTAAGGTTCAGGAATCAGGCAGTTTTAAATGGTCGTATGCGGCAGCTGTAATTATCGTAATGTTAGCATTGATTTTGCTCTTTTGGATGATGCAGCGTAGCGGTGATTCTATTGAGCAAACAGCCACGACCGGGAACGACACTCAAAATCAAACCGAGCAGATAGTGGAGCCATCCACATCTGAAAGTGAAACTGAAAATACCGAGGGTGCGGCGGCTGCCGGCGAATCTGCCGCCGATGAAGAGACACCTCCTTCTGCCACTCAGACACAATCTTCGGGCGAACTTGAAACACAATCATTTACTGTTGAAAGCGGGCAATCTTTATGGGATATCGCTGAAACTCAGTTAGGAAATCCATATTTGTGGCCCGTTATCTATCATCTCAACCAGGATGAACTGAGTAACCCAAATCAGTTACTTGCTAATTCCGATATAGAAATTCCCACCTTTTCTGATCCGGATAATTTAAATGAATTCGAAAGAGAACAGGTTGCGCTTGGGTATTTTTCCTTGTATCAATGGAACCGGGAAAATAACCCCGATGAAGCACAATACTTTTTATGGGCCGTTGGAGTCTTCTCGCAAGATCTTTTGGATCAACCCCCATCTGACGTTGATCCAGAAGATTTGGCTTTTGCGAGAAACCGATAA
- a CDS encoding Dabb family protein, translating into MIRHIVMWKLQENAAGATKQKNAEKLKLILEGLRANIEEIKAVEVGIQIKGDEDDALDVVLTCDFETELDFQMYTRNPHHKKAIDFIEQVAEERYFVDYKVDL; encoded by the coding sequence ATGATTCGTCATATAGTAATGTGGAAACTACAAGAGAACGCTGCAGGTGCCACCAAGCAAAAAAATGCAGAAAAATTAAAGCTAATACTCGAAGGCCTCAGAGCAAATATTGAAGAAATTAAAGCTGTGGAAGTTGGAATCCAGATCAAAGGTGATGAAGATGACGCGTTAGATGTAGTTCTAACCTGCGATTTTGAAACGGAACTTGATTTCCAGATGTACACTCGAAATCCTCATCATAAAAAAGCGATCGACTTTATTGAGCAAGTGGCTGAAGAACGTTATTTCGTGGATTATAAAGTGGATTTATAA
- a CDS encoding aconitate hydratase, with protein sequence MSEALNVTQKLIESHLVDGKMEAGEEIGIKIDQTLTQDATGTLVMLELEAMNLDEAKTDLSCQYVDHNLLQTDNKNPDDHLFLKSAAEKFGLWYSRPGNGVSHPVHTEHFARPGKTLAGSDSHTPASGCLGMFALGAGGLDVAFAIAGEPMYLKMPKVLGVKLTGGLPDWVSAKDVVLEMLRRYDVKGARGFVIEYFGPGLDQLSTMDRHVIANMGTEMGATTTVFPSDDEARRFMAQNNREDEWTEIVADEGAEYDKYEELDLGEVEPMIALPSSPGNVVPVREVEGKEIYQSYIGSSANPGYRDFWITSEIVKGKRVHDEVSFDVNPTSRQIIQNMVQNGVMLNLIQSGARMHQAGCNGCIGMGQAPASGRNSLRTVPRNFPDRSGTKEDAVFLCSPETATASALTGKITDPRDLEELYEMSYPKFEEPEDYIINKEMLTAPPENGEDTELIKGPNISTMPEFDEPSDFEVPVLLKMGDNISTDEILRAGADVLPFRSNIPEISKFSFTVVDENFYERSQEAKENYGGHIVVAGENYAQGSSREHAAISPRYLGQKAVIAKSYARIGWQNLANFGIIPLEFSNPEDLDGIDQGDHIKIENVKEQLKNGNNITVQNSTKGTTFETYHTLSGRQLQSLLDGSVINTYKKK encoded by the coding sequence ATGTCAGAAGCTTTAAATGTCACTCAAAAATTGATTGAATCTCATCTTGTTGACGGTAAAATGGAAGCAGGGGAAGAAATTGGAATTAAAATTGATCAAACTCTAACACAGGATGCCACCGGAACCCTTGTTATGCTTGAACTGGAGGCTATGAATCTTGATGAGGCAAAAACAGATCTTTCCTGCCAGTATGTAGATCACAATTTATTACAGACAGACAATAAAAATCCGGATGATCATCTTTTTTTGAAGTCTGCTGCTGAAAAATTTGGACTCTGGTACAGCCGGCCCGGAAATGGTGTAAGCCACCCTGTGCACACAGAACATTTTGCAAGGCCGGGCAAAACACTGGCGGGCTCCGATAGTCATACTCCTGCATCCGGCTGTTTGGGTATGTTTGCATTAGGTGCCGGTGGACTTGATGTGGCTTTTGCTATTGCGGGTGAACCGATGTACCTGAAAATGCCAAAAGTTCTTGGTGTGAAGTTGACGGGAGGACTTCCCGATTGGGTAAGTGCGAAAGATGTGGTGCTTGAAATGCTTCGCCGGTATGATGTAAAAGGAGCGCGCGGTTTTGTAATTGAATACTTTGGTCCCGGTTTAGATCAACTTTCAACGATGGACCGGCATGTAATTGCCAACATGGGAACGGAAATGGGAGCTACAACAACTGTTTTCCCTTCTGATGATGAAGCCCGGCGGTTTATGGCTCAAAATAATCGGGAAGATGAATGGACGGAGATTGTAGCAGATGAAGGTGCTGAATATGATAAATATGAAGAGCTTGATCTGGGAGAAGTTGAGCCAATGATTGCCCTGCCGAGTAGTCCGGGAAATGTTGTACCTGTACGCGAAGTAGAGGGTAAGGAGATCTACCAGTCATATATTGGTTCTTCTGCAAACCCCGGATATCGTGATTTTTGGATTACCTCTGAAATTGTGAAGGGTAAACGGGTTCATGATGAAGTGAGCTTTGATGTAAATCCAACTTCTCGCCAAATTATCCAGAATATGGTACAAAATGGTGTCATGCTGAACCTCATTCAATCAGGTGCGCGAATGCACCAGGCGGGATGTAATGGCTGTATTGGAATGGGGCAGGCACCCGCAAGTGGAAGAAATAGCCTGCGAACGGTTCCAAGAAACTTTCCTGACCGGTCGGGTACCAAAGAGGATGCTGTATTCCTGTGCAGTCCCGAAACAGCAACAGCTTCTGCATTAACGGGGAAGATTACCGATCCGCGAGATCTTGAAGAACTGTATGAGATGAGCTATCCGAAGTTTGAGGAGCCGGAAGATTATATTATCAATAAAGAGATGCTAACGGCACCGCCTGAGAACGGAGAGGATACAGAGCTGATAAAAGGGCCAAATATCTCAACTATGCCCGAATTCGATGAACCGAGTGATTTTGAAGTGCCGGTTCTGTTGAAGATGGGAGATAACATCTCAACTGATGAAATTCTTCGTGCCGGAGCAGACGTGTTGCCATTTCGAAGTAATATCCCGGAAATCAGTAAATTTTCGTTTACAGTAGTCGATGAAAATTTCTATGAACGATCTCAGGAAGCAAAAGAAAATTATGGTGGACATATAGTTGTTGCCGGAGAAAATTATGCACAGGGTTCGAGCCGGGAGCACGCGGCAATTTCACCACGCTATTTAGGGCAGAAAGCTGTTATAGCCAAGAGTTATGCACGGATTGGATGGCAAAATCTGGCTAATTTCGGCATCATTCCGCTTGAGTTTTCCAATCCTGAGGACCTTGATGGAATCGATCAAGGGGATCACATTAAAATTGAGAATGTAAAGGAACAGCTTAAAAACGGGAATAATATCACTGTTCAGAATTCAACCAAGGGAACAACCTTTGAAACTTATCACACCCTGAGCGGACGGCAGTTGCAATCTCTGCTTGATGGTAGCGTCATAAATACATATAAGAAGAAATAA
- a CDS encoding CHAD domain-containing protein, with product MISNLDDKSTNDLNKRILAIFEISSGEIKDLAMAAPGNMVESVHLIRKRLKFLRAFVKLTRFCADEESYKPVNYMLRDSGRLFSDCRDAHVRQLLLEEFNQIKSTRHFVDELARLNKQGAQKIEESLLSDSSAFDKLISDISNNEISGYFKSLNPNPGCLAEGLGLGYEKSYHAFHSELESHDADLLHEWRKRTKDLQYQLEALLDSLTDPLQTFYKKIVTLCEILGRINDLFMFLEWLDSAEDTIEKTDPLTELKNILNLELKELEDQADTMGDSIFIFTPDEFTQKLMQEIKE from the coding sequence ATGATCTCCAATCTTGACGATAAGAGTACAAACGACTTAAATAAACGAATCCTGGCCATATTCGAAATCTCAAGCGGAGAGATCAAAGATTTAGCGATGGCAGCTCCGGGCAATATGGTGGAATCGGTCCATTTAATCAGAAAGCGATTAAAATTTTTAAGGGCATTTGTAAAATTGACACGGTTCTGTGCTGACGAAGAGAGCTATAAGCCCGTCAATTATATGCTGCGTGATTCCGGACGACTGTTTTCTGATTGCAGGGATGCACATGTAAGGCAACTACTTCTCGAAGAATTTAATCAGATAAAATCTACAAGACATTTTGTTGATGAATTGGCCCGGTTAAATAAACAAGGTGCTCAAAAGATCGAAGAGAGTTTGCTTTCAGATTCTTCTGCATTTGATAAATTGATTTCTGACATCTCCAACAACGAAATTTCCGGATATTTTAAATCGCTGAATCCCAATCCCGGGTGTTTGGCAGAGGGGCTTGGCCTGGGATATGAGAAAAGTTACCATGCTTTCCATTCAGAATTGGAGTCTCACGACGCGGACCTGCTGCATGAGTGGCGAAAGAGAACGAAGGATCTGCAGTACCAGCTTGAGGCTCTTTTGGATTCCCTGACTGATCCTTTACAAACCTTCTATAAAAAGATTGTAACTTTGTGCGAAATATTAGGCCGTATAAACGACCTCTTCATGTTTTTGGAATGGCTGGATTCAGCCGAAGATACAATTGAGAAAACAGACCCACTCACTGAGTTAAAAAACATTTTGAATCTTGAACTGAAAGAACTGGAAGATCAAGCTGATACAATGGGAGATTCAATTTTTATATTCACACCGGATGAGTTTACACAAAAGTTGATGCAAGAGATTAAAGAATGA
- a CDS encoding HU family DNA-binding protein: MNYSELIEQLSEKTGNSKKETKEFLNDAISVLSDQLSNGSGVSVPDLGTFQTKVNEEKKIYNPHYEAYMIVPPKRVVNFSPASGLKEEVKFLSTDEE, from the coding sequence ATGAATTACAGTGAATTAATAGAACAACTATCAGAAAAAACCGGAAACTCTAAGAAAGAAACAAAGGAGTTTTTAAACGACGCAATTTCGGTTTTATCCGACCAGTTGAGTAACGGATCCGGAGTATCTGTCCCCGATTTGGGAACATTTCAAACCAAAGTAAATGAGGAAAAAAAGATATATAACCCTCATTATGAAGCCTACATGATTGTTCCTCCTAAACGGGTCGTCAATTTCTCACCCGCTTCAGGATTAAAAGAAGAAGTGAAGTTTTTGAGCACAGACGAGGAATAA
- a CDS encoding TonB-dependent receptor yields MQLLEQRSKSSLQAAAELRLYQEFEPVKPEQIQSFEIGYKGLLGNKLLIDAAYYYNIYDDFIAQFRVRQINSDFNQDGMIAPEEILDAGPETLPLLLNGNAQNTFQLYTNVTETVKSQGAVFGFEYSLPRRFQLSANYNWNKLITERDEGFIFDFNTPEHKINVSLGNRRLTDRLGFNVTYRWQEEFDWTSSFASGTVPSVSTLDAQVTYRVPDLKSMVKVGGSNITNNRHFLNYGGPNLGAIYYVSLTFDQFLN; encoded by the coding sequence ATGCAGCTTCTTGAGCAACGCAGCAAGAGCAGCTTACAGGCTGCGGCAGAATTACGTTTATATCAAGAATTCGAACCAGTAAAACCTGAACAGATACAATCATTTGAGATTGGATATAAAGGTTTGCTTGGTAATAAACTTCTCATCGATGCGGCTTATTATTATAACATTTATGATGATTTTATTGCACAGTTCAGAGTTCGGCAAATAAATTCAGATTTCAATCAGGATGGCATGATTGCACCAGAGGAAATTCTTGATGCAGGGCCAGAAACACTGCCCCTCCTGCTGAATGGGAACGCTCAGAATACATTCCAGCTTTACACAAACGTAACGGAAACTGTAAAATCACAGGGAGCCGTTTTTGGATTTGAATACAGCCTTCCAAGGCGCTTTCAACTGTCGGCCAACTATAATTGGAATAAGCTGATTACCGAACGGGATGAGGGATTTATTTTCGATTTTAACACACCTGAACATAAAATAAATGTTTCATTAGGAAACCGCCGTCTGACGGATCGATTAGGTTTTAATGTGACCTATCGATGGCAAGAGGAGTTTGATTGGACATCTTCTTTTGCAAGCGGAACCGTACCATCTGTTTCAACTTTAGATGCACAGGTTACCTACCGGGTACCTGACCTTAAATCCATGGTGAAAGTGGGAGGTTCAAACATCACCAACAACCGGCATTTTCTGAATTACGGTGGGCCAAATCTTGGTGCCATTTACTACGTGTCGCTGACGTTTGACCAGTTTTTGAATTAA
- the folE gene encoding GTP cyclohydrolase I FolE: MSKEKDAYNNSLTVDHDEVEEMGDAHISSSAKTPLREDAFELSDDEKIEIIQDHFRQIMDTLGLDITDESLSGTPYRVAKMYVNEIFHGLKPSEKPSVRKFANKYNYEQMVVEKNINVTSFCEHHFLPFLGKAHVAYISSGQVIGLSKINRIVDYYSRRPQVQERLTLQIADELQEALETDDVAVFIDSKHLCVSTRGIEDRESSTVTTEFRGAFKESQTQQRFIDYIQSETEMK, encoded by the coding sequence ATGAGTAAAGAAAAAGACGCCTATAATAATTCGCTTACAGTTGATCATGATGAAGTTGAGGAGATGGGGGATGCTCATATCTCCTCATCTGCCAAAACCCCTTTGCGGGAAGACGCTTTCGAACTGAGTGATGATGAAAAAATTGAGATCATTCAAGATCATTTCAGGCAAATCATGGATACACTTGGATTAGATATTACTGATGAGAGCCTGAGCGGCACTCCATACCGGGTGGCGAAAATGTATGTAAATGAGATTTTTCACGGTTTAAAACCCTCCGAAAAACCCTCTGTTCGTAAATTTGCCAACAAGTATAACTATGAACAGATGGTAGTTGAGAAGAATATTAATGTAACATCATTTTGTGAACACCATTTCTTGCCGTTTTTGGGAAAAGCACACGTTGCGTACATCAGTTCGGGTCAGGTTATCGGTTTGTCGAAAATAAATCGAATTGTGGATTATTATTCCCGGCGCCCGCAAGTTCAGGAACGGCTTACACTGCAAATAGCTGATGAACTACAGGAAGCTCTCGAAACCGATGATGTTGCAGTTTTTATTGACAGCAAGCATTTATGCGTATCAACCCGGGGAATTGAGGACCGGGAAAGCAGCACTGTGACTACTGAATTCAGGGGAGCTTTTAAAGAGAGTCAAACCCAGCAGCGGTTTATAGACTACATACAATCAGAAACTGAAATGAAATAG
- a CDS encoding Smr/MutS family protein translates to MSSEEHHIEINGVLDLHSFQPSDLSTLVDEYIRACLEKEIYEVRFIHGKGVGNIRRSVHSLLERNPHVTDYQLANESGGGWGATIANLEP, encoded by the coding sequence ATGAGCTCAGAAGAACATCATATTGAGATCAATGGAGTGTTAGATTTACATTCATTCCAACCCAGTGATCTATCAACCCTCGTTGACGAATATATACGGGCCTGCCTGGAAAAAGAGATCTATGAAGTTCGGTTTATTCATGGAAAAGGAGTTGGAAATATCAGACGCAGCGTTCATTCTCTTCTTGAAAGAAATCCCCATGTAACGGATTATCAACTTGCAAATGAATCCGGTGGCGGCTGGGGAGCAACAATTGCCAATCTGGAGCCTTGA